The Changchengzhania lutea genomic sequence CGGTTCGCTCTATGATTTTCCTGAAAACAGTATGGCTGTTGGTCGATTGGATGAAACGTCAGAAGGTTTGCTTTTAGTGACTACCGACGGTAACATGAGTCATACTATAAATAGCCAGAAAGTAGAAAAAGAATATTATGCTCAGGTGGATGGCGACATGTCTTTGCGTGCGATTGAGCGATTAAAGGCTGGTGTAGACATAGGTTTTAATGGATCTAAATACTTTACCAAACCTTGTAAAGCATTTAAATTGGATGCTATCCCAGGATTGCCTTCGCGTTCAAAGAAAATACGGGATGATAGGCATGGGGTAACATCTTGGGTGTCTGTAACGCTCACCGAAGGCAAATTTAGGCAAGTTAGAAAAATGACTGCTGCTGTTGGTTTTCCAACACTGCGTTTGGTTCGGGTTCGAGTGGGTGCTA encodes the following:
- a CDS encoding pseudouridine synthase, producing the protein MHKHYILYKPYGYLSQFMSNSRQQKTKNFLGSLYDFPENSMAVGRLDETSEGLLLVTTDGNMSHTINSQKVEKEYYAQVDGDMSLRAIERLKAGVDIGFNGSKYFTKPCKAFKLDAIPGLPSRSKKIRDDRHGVTSWVSVTLTEGKFRQVRKMTAAVGFPTLRLVRVRVGAIEIGNMQSGDVVEVDGFVR